Proteins encoded together in one Impatiens glandulifera chromosome 1, dImpGla2.1, whole genome shotgun sequence window:
- the LOC124921188 gene encoding monofunctional riboflavin biosynthesis protein RIBA 3, chloroplastic, which translates to MDSSSLCHQLHLLLHNTLATPSSHPYLGARNQTLAFRVQKHRSLSSSICWAVGSNSSGNENGSILPPFRTAVDAEDEITFFVSDAEDDPDRPSQGFSSIEQALNALREGKFLIVVDDEDGEEVEGNLVMAASFATSEAVSFFVRHGSGIVSVGMKGEDLDRLNLPLMSPEKEDDASTPSFTIPVDAKNGTSTGVSATDRAKTVLALSLENSLPENFRRPGHVFPLKYRNGGVLRRAGHTEASVDLVMLAGLRPVSMFSSLVDAEDGSMASMHNLKKLAVEHNIPIVSITDLIRYRRKREKLVERSSVSSLPTKWGLFQAYCYQSKLDGTEHIAVVKGDIGDGQDVLVRVHSECLTGDIFGSGRCDCGNQLALAMQLIEEAGRGALVYLRGHEGRGIGLGHKLRAYNLQDEGHDTVEANLELGFAADAREYGIGAQILRDIGIRTMRLMTNNPAKFTGLKGYGLAVVGRVPVLTPITDENRRYLETKRTKMGHVYAPDFQDPLIG; encoded by the exons atggACTCGTCTTCCCTTTGTCATCAGCTCCATCTTCTCCTTCACAATACACTTGCAACTCCAAG CTCTCATCCTTATTTGGGGGCAAGGAATCAAACTTTGGCTTTTAGAGTCCAAAAACACAGGTCTCTTAGCAGCAGTATTTGTTGGGCTGTTGGTTCGAACTCATCGGGGAATGAGAATGGTTCAATATTGCCGCCTTTCAGAACAGCTGTAGATGCAGAAGATGAAATTACGTTCTTTGTCAGCGATGCAGAGGATGATCCTGACCGGCCATCTCAAGGCTTCTCTTCCATTGAGCAGGCTCTTAATGCCCTGCGTGAAGGCAAG TTTTTGATTGTAGTGGACGATGAGGACGGGGAAGAAGTTGAAGGAAACCTTGTAATGGCGGCATCATTTGCTACCTCAGAGGCAGTCTCGTTTTTCGTCAGGCACGGATCAGGGATTGTTTCAGTAGGCATGAAAGGCGAAGATTTGGATAGATTGAATCTCCCTTTAATGTCTCCGGAGAAGGAAGACGATGCATCCACACCTTCTTTTACAATTCCTGTG gATGCGAAGAATGGCACGTCCACAGGGGTATCGGCAACGGACAGGGCGAAAACCGTGTTGGCTCTTTCATTGGAAAATTCATTGCCGGAGAATTTCAGAAGGCCAGGGCACGTGTTTCCTCTCAAGTATCGGAACGGGGGAGTCCTAAGGCGAGCTGGGCACACTGAGGCTTCAGTGGACCTGGTCATGCTAGCAGGTTTGCGCCCTGTTTCCATGTTTTCGTCTTTGGTTGATGCTGAAGACGGGTCCATGGCATCTATGCACAATTTGAAGAAACTGGCTGTAGAACACAACATCCCGATTGTTTCCATCACCGATTTGATCAG gtatagaagaaaaagagaaaagctGGTGGAAAGAAGTTCAGTTTCCAGTTTGCCAACAAAATGGGGCCTTTTCCAGGCCTATTGCTACCAATCCAAATTAGATGGAACCGAACACATAGCCGTTGTAAAG GGGGACATTGGAGACGGGCAGGACGTGCTGGTGAGAGTGCACTCAGAGTGCCTGACCGGGGACATATTTGGTTCGGGTAGATGCGACTGCGGCAATCAGCTGGCTCTAGCCATGCAGCTGATCGAGGAAGCCGGAAGAGGGGCTCTAGTGTACCTGAGGGGACACGAGGGCCGTGGAATCGGGCTGGGCCACAAACTCAGGGCGTATAACTTGCAGGATGAAGGTCATGATACAGTTGAGGCCAATCTTGAACTTGGGTTTGCTGCCGATGCCCGTGAATATGGAATTGGAGCCCAG ATATTGAGAGATATAGGGATTCGGACTATGCGGCTCATGACAAACAACCCGGCCAAGTTCACGGGATTGAAAGGTTACGGCTTGGCGGTTGTCGGACGCGTGCCTGTCTTGACCCCGATCACAGATGAAAACAGGAGGTATCTCGAGACCAAGCGTACCAAAATGGGCCATGTTTATGCACCTGATTTCCAAGACCCGTTGATTGGATGA
- the LOC124921054 gene encoding E3 ubiquitin-protein ligase Os04g0590900-like, which produces MDGSPPPPAPLQPHWNPTVFALVGSICMLFLIFSYYKLLNRCSSAFSFSRNQIDQPEASQNPSHEHQLYASSQGLDSCIVHSLPIICYRKNKANGNYDELELGRMIKTECCAVCLTEFEDGDWLRHLPTCSHAFHVACIDEWFRIHSSCPLCRSPAFDPSPSAVGQQYERSSEFLLNTLAREDFIHHRS; this is translated from the coding sequence ATGGATGGAAGTCCTCCACCTCCTGCACCTCTTCAACCTCATTGGAACCCCACCGTTTTTGCCTTGGTCGGTTCCATTTGCATGCTATTCCTCATCTTTAGCTACTACAAGTTACTCAACCGATGTTCTTCAGCTTTCTCTTTCTCCCGAAACCAGATTGACCAACCAGAGGCTTCCCAAAATCCATCTCATGAGCATCAGCTGTATGCGAGTAGTCAAGGGCTAGATTCTTGCATCGTGCATTCCCTTCCAATCATTTGTTATCGGAAGAACAAGGCCAATGGGAATTACGATGAATTAGAGCTAGGAAGGATGATTAAAACAGAGTGTTGCGCGGTTTGTTTGACCGAGTTCGAAGATGGGGACTGGCTCAGACATTTGCCCACATGCTCTCACGCATTCCATGTCGCCTGTATTGACGAGTGGTTTCGAATTCACTCCAGTTGCCCGCTATGCAGATCGCCCGCGTTCGATCCTAGTCCTAGTGCCGTTGGACAACAATACGAGAGGTCTTCTGAATTTTTGCTAAACACACTCGCCAGGGAAGATTTCATTCATCACAGATCATGA
- the LOC124921023 gene encoding aquaporin TIP1-3-like codes for MPISRIAVGSPAEASHPDALKAALAEFISTLIFVFAGEGSGMAFNKLTDDGSSTPAGLVAAAVAHAFALFVAVSVGANISGGHVNPAVTFGAFIGGHITLARSVLYWIAQLLGSVVACLLLKFSTGGLTTSAFGLSSGVSEWNAVVMEIVMTFGLVYTVYATALDPKKGNIGIIAPLAIGFIVGANILVGGAFDGASMNPAVSFGPAVVSWTWTSHWVYWLGPFVGAGIAAVVYEVIFIGVNTHQQLPTTSD; via the exons atgcCTATCTCTAGAATCGCTGTCGGGTCTCCGGCGGAGGCGAGCCACCCTGATGCGCTAAAAGCCGCCCTTGCGGAGTTCATCTCCACCCTCATTTTTGTTTTTGCCGGGGAAGGCTCTGGCATGGCTTTTA ATAAACTGACTGACGATGGCTCATCCACACCGGCTGGACTAGTGGCAGCGGCTGTGGCTCATGCATTCGCTTTGTTTGTGGCGGTCTCAGTCGGAGCTAACATCTCCGGTGGTCATGTAAATCCAGCTGTTACTTTTGGAGCCTTCATTGGTGGCCACATCACTTTGGCAAGAAGTGTTCTTTATTGGATCGCCCAATTACTCGGATCCGTTGTTGCTTGCCTTCTTCTTAAGTTCTCCACCGGTGGATTG ACCACCTCTGCTTTTGGCCTGTCCTCAGGTGTGTCTGAATGGAACGCAGTAGTGATGGAGATTGTGATGACCTTTGGTCTGGTCTACACGGTTTATGCAACCGCCCTGGACCCCAAGAAAGGAAACATTGGAATCATTGCACCTCTTGCTATTGGTTTCATAGTTGGTGCCAACATTTTGGTTGGTGGTGCCTTTGATGGTGCATCCATGAACCCTGCCGTGTCTTTTGGCCCAGCTGTTGTTAGCTGGACCTGGACCAGCCACTGGGTCTACTGGCTTGGACCTTTTGTTGGTGCAGGTATTGCAGCCGTTGTGTACGAGGTTATCTTCATTGGTGTCAACACCCACCAGCAACTCCCCACAACATCCGATTAG
- the LOC124921021 gene encoding very-long-chain (3R)-3-hydroxyacyl-CoA dehydratase 2: MSGSLSNLYLAGYNSLQAAGWTISLLKILNNFITAKSFNGAYASAGDQLCFLQAFAFLEVIHGAIGIVPSGWVNPLFQWAGRSNFLLLIVRPIYEVQELPAVYLTLIAWCLIEVVRYPYYAFTCIGDCPYLITYLRYTAFIVLYPVGMIAEMWLMYQALPYIKDKSLYADSFKSLHFSYCDLVKVILLVYPLVFPKLYLHLFRQRKAKLFGKTHEKKKRR; encoded by the exons ATGTCCGGATCCTTGTCGAATCTGTATCTCGCTGGTTACAACTCTCTTCAGGCCGCTGGATG GACAATATCTCTGTTGAAGATATTGAATAACTTTATTACTGCCAAATCGTTCAACGGCGCCTATGCCTCTGCCGGAGATCAGCTCT GTTTTCTACAAGCTTTCGCTTTCTTGGAGGTTATTCATGGAGCAATTG GTATTGTTCCTAGTGGATGGGTTAATCCCTTATTTCAATGGGCAGGAAGGTCCAATTTCCTATTGCTGATTGTTAGACCAATTTATGAG GTCCAGGAGCTACCTGCTGTTTACTTGACATTAATTGCTTGGTGCCTAATTGAG GTAGTCAGATATCCATACTATGCTTTTACTTGTATAGGAGATTGCCCGTACTTGATCACTTACCTCAG GTACACAGCATTTATTGTATTGTATCCTGTTGGGATGATTGCTGAAA TGTGGCTCATGTACCAAGCACTTCCTTACATAAAAGATAAAAGTCTCTATGCAGATTCATTTAAAAGTCTTCATTTTAGCTACTGCGACCTGGTTAAG GTTATACTTTTGGTGTACCCACTTGTCTTTCCCAAGCTTTACCTGCATCTATTCAGGCAGCGGAAGGCAAAGCTTTTTGGTAAAACacacgagaagaagaagagaagatga